One region of Dysidea avara chromosome 1, odDysAvar1.4, whole genome shotgun sequence genomic DNA includes:
- the LOC136268682 gene encoding ras-related C3 botulinum toxin substrate 1-like: MQARNIKCVVVGDGAVGKTCLLISYTTNSFPAEYIPTVFENYSIHLTIDDKPIVLGLFDTAGQEDYDRLRPLSYPQTDVFLICFSLVNPGSFQNIRAKWYPEVDHHCPTAPIILVGTKLDLREDKETIDELKKKNLEPIIHSQGLDMMKTIGAVKYLECSALTQTGLGNVFDEAVNVVLAPATTQKKRRKCVIL; this comes from the exons ATGCAGGCGAGAAACATAAAGTGTGTCGTGGTTGGCGATGG AGCTGTTGGTAAAACTTGTTTATTGATCAGTTATACTACAAATTCATTTCCTGCAGAGTACATTCCTACAGT ATTTGAAAACTATAGTATTCATCTTACAATAGATGACAAGCCTATTGTTCTTGGACTTTTTGACACTGCAG GTCAAGAGGATTATGACAGACTGCGACCCCTTTCTTACCCACAAACA GATGTGTTCTTAATATGTTTCTCACTGGTCAACCCAGGTTCATTTCAAAACATCAGAGCAAAA TGGTATCCAGAAGTCGACCATCACTGCCCTACTGCTCCAATCATCTTGGTAGGGACCAAACTTGACTTGAGAGAAGACAAAGAAACTATTGATGaactaaagaaaaaaaatctggAACCTATCATACATTCACAGGGATTAGATATGATGAAGACGATTGGAGCGGTTAAATATTTAGAATGCTCAGCTCTTACCCAGACG GGCTTGGGAAACGTTTTTGATGAGGCTGTTAATGTAGTATTGGCACCTGCTACAACCCAAAAGAAGAGGAGAAAATGTGTCATTCTCTAA